The candidate division WOR-3 bacterium genome segment AATTTAGCCCGGAAAATTGCTAATCAAATTCAATCCGAATTGAAATATCCTGGTCAGATTAAAGTGATGGTAATCCGAGAACTACGTGCGGTTGATTATGCCCGTTAGTTAAAGCATCAGGATAATAAACACTTAATTGACCATTATTGATGATAGTAAAGCACATTCTCTTTTTGGGTGACATCTGCTCAGAGAGTGGCAGAAACGCCGTAAAAAAGCACTTACGAGCAGTTAAAGAATCAGAAGAAATTGATTTTGCCATTGGTAATGCGGAAAATGTTGCAGGTGGTTATGGCATTACTCCTAATTTAGCCCAAGAACTCTTGGATGCCGGTTTAGATTGTATAACTTTAGGCGACCATTTTCTTGACCGTAAAGATATTGTCCAATATTTAGATAGCGAGCCGAGAATTTTACGACCAGCCAATTTTCCTACGGGTGTGCCCGGAATCGGTGCTCGGGTTTTAGAAAATGCGAATATTAAAATCGGTATCATTGCACTTTTAGGACGAATTTTCTTAAGACCAATTAACTGTCCATTTGAGACCGCTCTTGCTTGTGCTGAAAAATTACGCAAAGAAACACCCATTGTAATTGTTGATTTTCATGCTGAAGCCACTGCAGAAAAACAAGCCCTGGCATGGCTTTTAGATGGTAAAGTTTCGGCTGTAGTCGGCACGCATACGCATGTGCAAACTGCAGACGAACGCATTTTGCCTTTAGGCACAGCATATATTACTGATGTCGGAATGTGCGGAGCAATGGATTCAATTTTAGGTATGCGCATTGAATCTGCCATAAAACGAATGGTCTATTCCATTCCTTTGCGTTTAGAACCAGCCAAAGATAATGTTCATCTCAATGGTGTTATTATTAGTGTTGATGCTGAAACCGGTAAAGCCTTAACAATTAAAAGATTGGATAAAAAGATTGAAGCA includes the following:
- a CDS encoding TIGR00282 family metallophosphoesterase produces the protein MIVKHILFLGDICSESGRNAVKKHLRAVKESEEIDFAIGNAENVAGGYGITPNLAQELLDAGLDCITLGDHFLDRKDIVQYLDSEPRILRPANFPTGVPGIGARVLENANIKIGIIALLGRIFLRPINCPFETALACAEKLRKETPIVIVDFHAEATAEKQALAWLLDGKVSAVVGTHTHVQTADERILPLGTAYITDVGMCGAMDSILGMRIESAIKRMVYSIPLRLEPAKDNVHLNGVIISVDAETGKALTIKRLDKKIEAPNP